The Pelodiscus sinensis isolate JC-2024 chromosome 6, ASM4963464v1, whole genome shotgun sequence genome has a segment encoding these proteins:
- the LOC142829827 gene encoding relaxin-3-like: MGPGLLCAGLLLAALPAGLGAQGAPVAAAAAAPPRGSGPGGEYGVKLCGREFIRAVIFTCGGSRWKRLSLQAEEPRPGADSSQATSNKELENLKLQSVLSPGLEHLQRASLPLGQLSLKDLFSLYDYNEHIPMSDDFGEYIRHVEDAVWKNRGETEIANPMGPNSFPWPKYPRRKRDFSMGVAGVCCKWGCTKAEISTLC, translated from the exons ATGGGGCCGGGGCTGCTGTGCGCGGGGCTGCTGTTGGCGGCGCTGCCGGCGGGGCTGGGCGCGCAGGGCGCCCCTGTTGCTGCAGCGGCGGCGGCACCACCGCGGGGCTCCGGGCCGGGCGGCGAGTACGGGGTGAAGCTGTGCGGCCGGGAGTTCATCCGCGCCGTGATCTTCACCTGCGGCGGGTCCCGCTGGAAGAGACTGTCCCTGCAGGCGGAGGAGCCGCGGCCGGGCGCTG ATTCTTCTCAAGCCACCAGTAATAAAGAACTGGAGAACTTGAAGTTGCAGTCAGTCTTAAGTCCTGGTTTGGAGCACCTCCAGAGAGCCAGCCTGCCTCTTGGACAGCTGTCATTGAAGGATTTATTTAGTTTATATGATTATAATGAGCACATACCTATGTCAGATGACTTTGGTGAATATATTCGTCATGTTGAGGATGCTGTCTGGAAGAACAGAGGTGAAACAGAGATTGCCAATCCCATGGGGCCAAACAGTTTTCCTTGGCCCAAGTATCCCAGAAGAAAACGGGACTTCTCAATGGGGGTGGCCGGAGTCTGCTGCAAATGGGGCTGTACCAAAGCTGAGATCAGTACGCTATGCTGA